From a region of the Lactuca sativa cultivar Salinas chromosome 4, Lsat_Salinas_v11, whole genome shotgun sequence genome:
- the LOC111899985 gene encoding mitotic checkpoint serine/threonine-protein kinase BUB1 — protein sequence MAVTSRAPANGAVYREDPLLPHLWSIKAALDKLDLSQNDGADVYELVSHCIKTFKHGSEYRNDIRFLKIWLIYMDFSPNYEAVFREIEQLKICLDKALLYESYALFLEAKGMMNEAHLVYQSGISRNAEPIEKLKKAHTYFLERMQAIIDACSHKKVDGGSPLNSGSNCMNPWSISTLNNLLQKMNAQISKYTGYHASNKCYSGKVALSSLLKSARNKVIEIGGKKYQIKGCAGKGGFAQVYKASINNNADDIVALKIQKPPFPWEFHMYRQLDKRIPENERLSFGYAHKLHLYSDYSILVSDFLSHGTLQDAINTNVCTGASMDEVLCIHYTIEMLSMLQSLHANGIIHGDFKPDNLLMRNARDNLTEDGFRTRSGPWREQGLCLVDWGRGIDMHLFPNKTKFNGDCRTSGFRCIQMQENKPWTYQVDTYGLCVIVHMMLHNSYMEIEKKASQDGGFSYQPKLPFKRYQKVELWKKLFEDLLNHDPEEEHLKILGNLKTSFQDYMCSNPQLIKQLKQSLAKQRISMCSS from the exons ATGGCAGTCACTTCCAGAGCTCCGGCGAACGGTGCCGTCTACAGGGAAGATCCTCTTTTACCACATCTCTG GTCGATTAAAGCAGCCCTAGACAAGTTGGATTTATCCCAAAATGATGGGGCGGATGTATACGAACTTGTATCTCACTGCATCAAAACCTTTAAGCATGGTTCAGAATATCGAAACGATATCAGATTTCTCAAGATTTGGCTCATATAT ATGGATTTTAGTCCAAACTACGAGGCTGTTTTCAGGGAAATTGAACAGCTTAAAATTTGTTTGGATAAAGCTTTGCTATATGAGTCTTATGCATTGTTCTTGGAAGCAAAGGGAATGATGAATGAGGCTCATTTAGTGTATCAGTCAGGCATTTCAAG AAATGCTGAACCAATAGAGAAGTTGAAGAAGGCACATACCTATTTTCTTGAGAGAATGCAAGCAATAATAGATGCTTGTTCACATAAGAAG GTGGATGGAGGATCCCCACTTAACAGTGGTTCAAATTGTATGAATCCATGGTCAATCTCTACTCTCAACAATCTATTGCAAAAGATGAATGCTCAAATATCAAAATACACA GGATACCATGCAAGTAATAAATGTTATTCAGGGAAAGTGGCATTATCATCTTTGCTGAAGTCAGCTAGGAATAAGGTTATTGAGATAG GTGGAAAGAAATATCAAATCAAGGGATGTGCTGGTAAGGGTGGATTTGCACAAGTATACAAGGCATCTATCAACAATAATGCAGATGATATTGTTGCTTTGAAG ATTCAAAAGCCTCCATTCCCATGGGAATTCCACATGTATCGCCAACTTGATAAGAGGATTCCAGAAAATGAA AGATTGTCTTTTGGATATGCTCATAAATTGCACCTCTATTCAGACTACAGCATTCTTGTTTCAGATTTTTTATCTCATGGAACGCTTCAG GATGCCATTAATACCAATGTGTGTACGGGTGCCTCCATGGATGAAGTTTTGTGTATACATTACACAATTGAGATGCTCTCCATGCTTCAAAGTTTGCATGCTAATGGTATTATTCATGGTGATTTCAAACCTGATAATCTCTTGATGCGCAATGCTAG GGACAATCTAACAGAAGATGGTTTTCGCACCAGAAGTGGTCCTTGGCGTGAACAG GGACTTTGCCTTGTTGACTGGGGTAGAGGAATAGACATGCACTTATTTCCCAACAAGACAAAGTTCAATGGAGATTGTAGAACTTCTGGTTTCCGTTGTATTCAAATGCAAGAGAATAAACCATGGACATATCAG GTTGATACTTATGGGCTTTGTGTGATTGTTCATATGATGCTTCATAATTCATATATGGAGATAGAGAAGAAAGCATCTCAAGATGGTGGCTTTTCATATCAACCTAAATTGCCTTTCAAACg ATACCAAAAAGTGGAACTTTGGAAGAAACTATTTGAGGATTTGCTTAACCATGATCCAGAAGAGGAGCATTTGAAGATAttaggaaacttaaagacatcaTTTCAAGACTACATGTGCTCAAACCCTCAGTTGATAAAACAACTAAAGCAATCATTAGCAAAGCAAAGGATTTCAATGTGTTCATCTTAG